A window of Streptomyces sp. SAI-127 contains these coding sequences:
- a CDS encoding ScbA/BarX family gamma-butyrolactone biosynthesis protein, with translation MSVHLSLPAELADDLSAPATESLHSLTFERTAPRDLVHRRAIGEVLLTDDWIRLGAHRFKVGAQWPRGHGFYGPVGGRWHDPLLAAESIRQTSSLVSHVFYDLPRDHPTLMTELSLALSPDALRLDDRPVDVELTVGCGEVTRHGSRLAGMTMEIGLVRDEVPLGRGRMTFNCMRRSVYRRLRGSYAEIPARLPEQPEPLPPHEVGRAVEADVVLGLPLDDPGAADPRRGAWPLRVNWAHPTLFDHPTDHVPGMLLLEAARQAAQRLAGPDPVLVTVMTNQFHRYVEFDAPCLVRARLSASGDGGHEVRVAAEQHGAVVYECTLTLHRAPASAGGPR, from the coding sequence ATGTCGGTCCACCTGTCCCTCCCCGCCGAACTCGCCGACGACCTCTCTGCGCCCGCCACCGAGTCCTTACATTCCCTGACCTTCGAGCGGACGGCGCCGCGCGATCTCGTCCACCGGCGGGCCATCGGCGAGGTGCTGCTGACCGACGACTGGATACGTCTCGGCGCGCACCGCTTCAAGGTGGGAGCCCAGTGGCCGCGCGGACACGGCTTCTACGGCCCGGTCGGAGGCCGCTGGCACGATCCGCTGCTGGCCGCCGAGAGCATCCGGCAGACCTCCTCTCTGGTCAGCCACGTCTTCTACGACCTGCCCCGCGACCACCCGACCCTGATGACCGAACTGAGCCTCGCCCTGTCCCCGGACGCCCTGCGACTCGACGACCGGCCGGTCGACGTCGAACTGACCGTCGGCTGCGGTGAGGTGACCCGGCACGGCAGTCGGCTCGCGGGGATGACGATGGAGATCGGACTGGTCCGTGACGAGGTGCCCCTGGGGCGTGGCCGCATGACCTTCAACTGCATGCGCCGCTCCGTCTACCGGCGGCTGCGGGGCTCGTACGCCGAGATTCCCGCCCGCCTGCCCGAGCAGCCCGAACCGCTGCCTCCCCATGAGGTCGGCCGGGCCGTCGAGGCCGACGTGGTGCTCGGCCTGCCCCTGGACGATCCCGGTGCGGCCGATCCGCGCCGGGGGGCCTGGCCGCTGCGGGTCAACTGGGCGCACCCGACCCTCTTCGACCACCCTACCGACCATGTGCCGGGGATGCTCCTGCTGGAGGCCGCGCGGCAGGCGGCGCAGCGCCTGGCGGGTCCCGACCCGGTGCTGGTCACCGTGATGACCAATCAGTTCCACCGCTATGTGGAGTTCGACGCACCCTGCCTCGTCCGGGCGCGGCTGTCCGCCTCCGGCGACGGCGGGCACGAGGTGCGGGTGGCCGCCGAACAACACGGTGCCGTCGTCTACGAGTGCACCCTCACCCTCCATCGCGCACCGGCGTCCGCGGGCGGCCCGCGATGA
- a CDS encoding ScbR family autoregulator-binding transcription factor codes for MARQERAIETRKRLLVGAAEVFDERGYAAASINEIQERSGVTKGAMYFHFASKEEIAKGVMTAQTEVPVEVRSPSASPMQQAIDLTHELARRLRTDVLFRASIRLTVERGTFQTNDSDMYDWWLRAFSRELARAQGAGELRKELAPEDVAASVVGSFTGIQMLSHVTSAHRDLHDRLTNWWEQILPGIATPETLGRLLPAGSPGLGLSGGA; via the coding sequence ATGGCACGACAGGAAAGAGCGATCGAGACGAGGAAGAGGCTCCTGGTCGGGGCGGCCGAGGTCTTCGACGAACGGGGCTACGCCGCGGCGAGTATCAACGAGATCCAGGAGCGCAGCGGCGTCACGAAAGGAGCGATGTACTTCCACTTCGCATCCAAGGAGGAGATCGCCAAGGGCGTCATGACCGCCCAGACCGAGGTGCCGGTCGAGGTGCGCAGCCCCTCGGCGTCACCGATGCAGCAAGCCATCGACCTCACCCACGAGCTGGCCCGTCGGCTGCGCACGGACGTCCTGTTCCGCGCGAGCATCCGGCTCACCGTGGAGCGGGGGACGTTCCAGACGAACGACTCCGACATGTACGACTGGTGGCTGCGGGCCTTCAGCCGGGAGCTGGCGCGTGCCCAGGGGGCCGGAGAACTCCGCAAGGAGCTGGCGCCCGAAGACGTGGCGGCAAGCGTGGTGGGCTCGTTCACCGGCATCCAGATGCTCTCTCACGTCACCAGTGCCCACCGCGATCTCCACGACCGCCTGACGAACTGGTGGGAGCAGATCCTGCCCGGCATCGCGACCCCGGAGACCCTCGGCAGACTGCTGCCGGCCGGATCACCCGGGCTCGGCCTGAGCGGCGGAGCCTGA
- a CDS encoding SGNH/GDSL hydrolase family protein produces the protein MQPPSPRRLSRRTLVTATAAGLVAAVAAPSRASSAAPTRFHTVGRVKAAADGFVRYSWPGISFEGRFRGTGVGVVLDDSVNDYDVQIDGRTTATLVTPGRTTAWVKGLTDTEHRVRLVKRTECPWAEGRFGGFVAAPGGAILARPPARRRQIEFIGDSYTAGYGNVAGTRDCSNNGGVDRNTNSDLSFGALTARRLGADYQINAFSGRGMVRNYNGSSPGTDFRTYYDRALLNVEGDVWRKPAGWRPQAVVVGLGLNDFSTPLNPGERWSTEADLVAAYESAYHGFLDKLRARYGPRTFLVVSATNLGSSPFAETAERIVRTREAQGDERVGYWYYDDPALDRLGCDWHPSAGDHRIISGLLDDHLATLPLRW, from the coding sequence ATGCAGCCCCCTTCGCCCCGTCGCTTGTCCCGCAGGACACTCGTGACCGCCACCGCTGCTGGCCTGGTCGCCGCCGTCGCCGCTCCCTCGCGGGCGTCCAGCGCCGCCCCGACCAGGTTCCACACCGTGGGCCGCGTCAAAGCGGCCGCCGACGGGTTCGTGCGGTACAGCTGGCCCGGGATCTCCTTCGAGGGCCGGTTCCGCGGTACCGGAGTCGGCGTCGTCCTCGACGACTCCGTCAACGACTACGACGTCCAGATAGACGGCAGAACCACGGCCACCCTCGTGACCCCGGGCCGAACCACCGCCTGGGTCAAGGGACTCACCGACACCGAGCACCGCGTGCGGCTCGTCAAGCGGACGGAATGCCCTTGGGCCGAGGGCCGGTTCGGTGGCTTCGTCGCCGCTCCGGGCGGCGCGATCCTCGCCAGGCCGCCCGCCCGGCGCAGGCAGATCGAGTTCATCGGCGACTCCTACACCGCGGGCTACGGCAACGTCGCCGGCACGCGTGACTGTTCGAACAACGGGGGAGTCGACCGGAACACCAACTCCGACCTCTCCTTCGGCGCCCTCACCGCCCGACGCCTCGGCGCCGACTACCAGATCAACGCCTTCTCCGGCCGCGGCATGGTCCGCAACTACAACGGCAGCAGCCCCGGCACCGACTTCCGCACCTACTACGACCGTGCCCTGCTGAACGTGGAGGGCGACGTCTGGCGGAAGCCGGCCGGCTGGCGGCCGCAGGCCGTCGTCGTCGGGCTGGGTCTCAACGACTTCTCGACACCCCTCAATCCGGGCGAGCGCTGGAGCACGGAGGCCGATCTGGTCGCCGCCTACGAGTCCGCCTACCACGGCTTCCTCGACAAACTGCGTGCCCGCTACGGCCCCAGGACGTTCCTCGTCGTCAGCGCCACCAACCTGGGCTCCAGCCCCTTCGCCGAGACCGCCGAGCGCATCGTCCGGACCCGCGAAGCACAGGGCGACGAACGAGTCGGCTACTGGTACTACGACGACCCCGCCCTGGACCGCCTGGGCTGCGACTGGCATCCCTCCGCGGGGGACCACCGGATCATCTCCGGCCTGCTCGACGACCACCTCGCGACGCTTCCGCTGCGCTGGTAG
- a CDS encoding amidohydrolase family protein has protein sequence MDDRDVESNEEADEIRRFWGGLGLPGLIDVHTHFMPERVLHKVWDYFDTNGPLIGGLGWPITYRKEEAERTALLRAFGVRAFTAMLYPHKPGMARWLNGWAADFAHRTPDCLHTATLHPEPDVETYVREAVEAGARVFKAHVQVGAYDPADERLHRAWGLLAEAGIPVVIHCGSGPALGKHTGPEPVARVLARHPKLRLIVAHMGMPEYEEFLDLAERYDQVRLDTTMAFTDFTEGFMPFPRQALPRLAALGDRILLGSDFPSIPYAYLHQLHALERLDLGPEWLRAVCHDNARSLFDL, from the coding sequence ATGGACGATCGCGACGTGGAGTCGAACGAGGAGGCCGACGAGATCCGCCGTTTCTGGGGCGGGCTCGGTCTGCCGGGTCTGATCGACGTCCACACCCACTTCATGCCCGAGCGGGTCCTGCACAAGGTCTGGGACTACTTCGACACCAACGGGCCGCTGATCGGCGGGCTGGGATGGCCGATCACCTACCGCAAGGAGGAGGCGGAGAGAACGGCCTTGCTGCGGGCCTTCGGGGTCAGGGCCTTCACCGCGATGCTCTACCCCCACAAGCCCGGCATGGCCAGGTGGCTGAACGGATGGGCGGCTGACTTCGCCCACCGCACCCCCGACTGTCTGCACACCGCCACCCTCCACCCCGAGCCGGACGTCGAGACCTACGTCCGCGAGGCCGTCGAAGCAGGGGCGCGGGTCTTCAAGGCGCACGTCCAGGTGGGCGCGTACGACCCGGCCGACGAACGCCTCCACCGGGCCTGGGGCCTGCTGGCCGAGGCCGGCATCCCCGTGGTGATCCACTGCGGCTCCGGGCCCGCGCTCGGCAAGCACACCGGCCCCGAGCCCGTCGCGCGGGTGCTGGCACGGCACCCGAAGCTGCGGCTGATCGTCGCGCACATGGGCATGCCCGAGTACGAGGAGTTCCTCGACCTCGCCGAGCGGTACGACCAGGTGCGGCTGGACACGACGATGGCGTTCACCGACTTCACCGAGGGGTTCATGCCGTTCCCGCGCCAAGCCCTGCCCCGGCTCGCCGCACTCGGCGACCGCATCCTGCTCGGCTCCGACTTCCCCAGCATTCCCTACGCCTACCTGCACCAGCTCCACGCCCTGGAACGGCTGGACCTCGGACCGGAATGGCTGCGGGCCGTGTGCCATGACAACGCGAGAAGCCTGTTCGACCTGTGA
- the pgm gene encoding phosphoglucomutase (alpha-D-glucose-1,6-bisphosphate-dependent), producing MQNARAGQVAGHEDLIDVARLVTAYYTLHPDPAEPGQRVAFGTSGHRGSSLAAAFNEDHIAATSQAICEYRAAQGTDGPLFLGADTHALSEPARATALEVFAANDVTVLIDQADGYTPTPAVSHAILTHNRHRTAALADGVVVTPSHNPPADGGFKYNPPNGGPAGSEATSWIQDRANEIITGGLKDVRRIPYARALAAPGTGRHDFLGAYVADLPNVLDLEAIRSAGVRIGADPLGGASVAYWGRIAEQHRLDLTVVNPLTDPTWRFMTLDWDGKIRMDCSSPYAMASLIEQRDRFDIATGNDADSDRHGIVTPDAGLMNPNHYLAVAISYLFSHRDQWPAGAGIGKTLVSSSMIDRVAADLGRTLVEVPVGFKWFVDGLSDGTIGFGGEESAGASFLRRDGSVWTTDKDGIILALLASEITAVTGKSPSQHYAELTERFGAPAYARVDAPASREEKALLAKLSPRQVTADTLAGEPVTQVLTEAPGNGAALGGIKVSTANAWFAARPSGTEDVYKIYGESFLGPDHLRRVQEEARSVVLAALGA from the coding sequence ATGCAGAACGCGCGAGCGGGGCAGGTCGCCGGGCACGAGGACCTCATCGATGTGGCCCGTCTGGTCACGGCGTACTACACGCTGCACCCCGACCCGGCCGAACCGGGACAGCGGGTGGCCTTCGGCACCTCGGGACACCGCGGTTCGTCCCTCGCGGCGGCGTTCAACGAGGACCACATCGCGGCCACCAGCCAGGCCATCTGCGAGTACCGCGCCGCCCAGGGCACCGACGGCCCCCTCTTCCTCGGCGCCGACACCCACGCCCTGTCCGAGCCCGCCCGGGCCACGGCACTGGAGGTGTTCGCGGCCAACGACGTGACCGTCCTCATCGACCAGGCCGACGGCTACACGCCCACCCCGGCCGTCTCGCACGCCATCCTCACCCACAACCGGCACCGGACCGCGGCGCTCGCCGACGGGGTCGTCGTCACCCCCTCGCACAATCCGCCCGCCGACGGCGGCTTCAAGTACAACCCGCCGAACGGCGGTCCCGCCGGATCCGAGGCGACCTCCTGGATCCAGGACCGCGCCAACGAGATCATCACCGGCGGCCTGAAGGACGTACGGCGTATCCCCTACGCCCGCGCCCTGGCCGCACCCGGCACCGGCCGCCACGACTTCCTCGGGGCGTATGTCGCCGACCTGCCGAACGTGCTGGACCTGGAGGCGATCCGGTCCGCCGGTGTGCGCATCGGCGCCGATCCGCTGGGCGGCGCCTCGGTCGCCTACTGGGGCCGGATCGCCGAACAGCACCGGCTCGACCTGACCGTCGTGAACCCGCTCACGGATCCCACCTGGCGCTTCATGACGCTCGACTGGGACGGCAAGATCCGCATGGACTGCTCGTCGCCGTACGCCATGGCCTCGCTCATCGAGCAGCGCGACCGGTTCGACATCGCCACCGGCAACGACGCCGACTCCGACCGGCACGGCATCGTCACGCCGGACGCGGGCCTGATGAACCCCAACCACTATCTGGCCGTGGCGATCTCGTACCTGTTCTCGCACCGGGACCAGTGGCCCGCGGGCGCCGGGATCGGCAAGACCCTGGTGTCCTCGAGCATGATCGACCGGGTCGCGGCGGACCTCGGCCGGACGCTGGTCGAAGTACCCGTCGGCTTCAAGTGGTTCGTGGACGGCCTGTCCGACGGCACGATCGGCTTCGGCGGTGAGGAGTCGGCCGGCGCGTCCTTCCTGCGCCGGGACGGCTCGGTGTGGACCACCGACAAGGACGGCATCATCCTGGCCCTGCTCGCCTCCGAGATCACGGCGGTCACCGGCAAGAGTCCCTCGCAGCACTACGCCGAGCTCACCGAGCGCTTCGGTGCCCCCGCCTACGCGCGCGTCGACGCCCCGGCCTCCCGCGAGGAGAAGGCCCTGCTCGCCAAGCTGTCCCCGCGCCAGGTCACCGCCGACACCCTCGCCGGAGAGCCGGTCACCCAGGTGCTCACCGAGGCCCCCGGAAACGGTGCCGCCCTCGGCGGTATCAAGGTGTCCACCGCGAACGCCTGGTTCGCGGCCCGCCCTTCGGGCACCGAGGACGTCTACAAGATCTACGGGGAGTCGTTCCTCGGCCCGGACCATCTGCGCCGGGTCCAGGAGGAGGCCAGGTCCGTGGTGCTGGCGGCGCTGGGCGCCTGA
- a CDS encoding alpha/beta hydrolase — MINRRTFNRAVGLSTGAAAVSLSALQPNASAATGPAQPSSATVPIVTPGTHTGFGAIKQVKAGLLNVGYAEAGPAHGPVVLLLHGWPYDIHSFVDVAPLLADQGYRVIVPHLRGHGSTRFLSRHTPRTAEQSAVALDIVALMDALKIHKAVLAGFDWGSRTADIIAALWPERVKSLVSTGGYLITDRKAQLTPAIPAVEHNWWYQWYFATERGKETMEDVDKRIALCRYVWTLVSPNWNFDDATFARTAEAFKHPDYAAVVLYNYRWRIGLVEGEPRYDRYEKLLAAQPSIGVPTITLDAALDPFTAPGDGSAYRGHFTGAYEHRTIADIGHNLPQEAPSVFARAVIDADRL; from the coding sequence ATGATCAACAGGCGTACCTTCAACAGGGCCGTAGGCCTGAGCACCGGCGCGGCCGCGGTCTCGCTGTCCGCCCTGCAGCCCAACGCCTCCGCCGCGACCGGCCCGGCTCAGCCGAGCAGCGCCACCGTGCCCATCGTCACCCCGGGCACCCACACCGGGTTCGGCGCGATCAAGCAGGTCAAGGCGGGGCTACTGAACGTCGGTTACGCCGAGGCCGGCCCCGCCCACGGCCCTGTCGTCCTCCTCCTGCACGGATGGCCGTACGACATCCACAGCTTCGTCGATGTCGCACCACTGCTCGCCGACCAGGGCTACCGCGTCATCGTTCCTCACCTGCGCGGCCACGGCAGCACCCGCTTCCTGTCCCGGCACACCCCGCGTACCGCCGAGCAGTCGGCCGTCGCGCTGGACATCGTCGCCCTGATGGACGCCCTCAAGATCCACAAGGCCGTCCTCGCCGGCTTCGACTGGGGCTCACGCACCGCGGACATCATCGCCGCGCTGTGGCCCGAACGAGTCAAGTCCCTTGTCTCCACCGGCGGTTACCTCATCACCGACCGCAAGGCGCAGCTGACGCCCGCGATCCCGGCCGTGGAACACAACTGGTGGTACCAGTGGTACTTCGCGACCGAGCGCGGCAAGGAGACGATGGAGGACGTCGACAAGCGCATCGCGCTGTGCCGCTACGTGTGGACCCTCGTCTCCCCCAACTGGAACTTCGACGACGCCACTTTCGCGCGCACCGCCGAGGCCTTCAAGCACCCCGACTACGCCGCCGTCGTGCTCTACAACTACCGCTGGCGCATCGGCCTCGTCGAGGGTGAGCCCCGCTACGACCGCTACGAGAAGCTGCTGGCGGCCCAGCCCTCCATCGGCGTTCCCACGATCACCCTCGACGCGGCCCTGGACCCCTTCACGGCGCCCGGCGACGGCTCCGCGTACCGCGGTCACTTCACCGGCGCCTACGAGCACCGCACCATCGCGGACATCGGTCACAACCTGCCGCAGGAGGCGCCGAGCGTCTTCGCCCGGGCCGTGATCGACGCCGACCGTCTCTGA
- a CDS encoding TetR/AcrR family transcriptional regulator, which produces MLAADPGASIAAIAAEAGVDRRTVYRRFASREDLLAAVYDARLTAIEHAIEDARLREAPVAVALHRYVENIIAVNRTWPVDLTRMLVDDAVRARRDTSVREVDTFLQRATDEGLLRPGLREGWASALLPQLMHLVSRQLPELSPGQAADVVVDTLLNGLGAS; this is translated from the coding sequence ATGCTCGCCGCCGACCCCGGCGCGAGCATCGCGGCCATCGCCGCAGAGGCGGGTGTGGACCGCCGCACCGTCTACCGCCGCTTCGCCTCCCGGGAGGACCTGCTCGCGGCCGTCTACGACGCCCGCCTCACGGCCATCGAGCACGCCATCGAAGACGCACGGCTGCGCGAGGCCCCCGTCGCCGTCGCCCTGCACCGCTACGTCGAGAACATCATCGCGGTCAACCGCACCTGGCCCGTCGACCTCACCCGCATGCTCGTCGACGACGCCGTCCGCGCACGCCGCGACACCTCCGTCCGCGAGGTCGACACTTTCCTCCAACGGGCCACCGACGAAGGCCTCCTGCGCCCCGGCCTCCGGGAGGGATGGGCGAGCGCGCTGCTGCCACAGCTCATGCACCTCGTGTCGCGCCAGTTGCCCGAGCTGAGCCCGGGCCAGGCCGCGGACGTCGTCGTCGACACCTTGCTGAACGGCCTCGGGGCGTCCTGA
- a CDS encoding ricin-type beta-trefoil lectin domain protein, with protein sequence MTKTPTRPRRLASVLMAGFGATLMFLTAPAFAQPAAETSAASYAPVKPAPKGATSDFRGVNWADPRDNYASDAVVPSGLKVTDDYRTVYRTTGRMVRGFKKNLGANTLRLPINPASVGTTWWKSYRATIDAATADGDKVIVSYWEADSSKDGLVDDTAAWKTMWNTVVREYKHNPRVYFEPMNEPHGYTLDQWVSVTSGWLAQHKDVPRGRVVISGTGYNDNVTGVGAAPELRGTLLSLHFYGFWASYTQQADWTADLEARIGTYAGRTVIDEAGSPMTIGLNYGAWNGNVYTSYLAAVANTARSKGMGLVYWPGLRFGDAYSIESLDSEGNMVDNSATGVALLRWGYGFGKTPPVNDLPPAPPGEVLRGVGSGRCVDVPGFSTANGTQLDLWDCNAGGNQTWNWNADKQLTVYGNKCMTVGGTGATAGDPVVIDDCTGAAAQQWNVNADLSVTSVANPALCLDAAGAGTGNGTAVDVWYCNGSSNQQWARS encoded by the coding sequence ATGACCAAGACCCCGACGAGACCGAGAAGACTGGCCAGTGTGCTCATGGCCGGGTTCGGCGCGACACTCATGTTCCTGACCGCCCCCGCCTTCGCCCAGCCGGCGGCCGAGACGTCAGCCGCCTCGTACGCGCCGGTGAAGCCCGCGCCGAAGGGTGCTACCAGTGACTTCCGCGGGGTGAACTGGGCAGACCCGCGGGACAACTACGCCAGTGACGCCGTGGTGCCCAGTGGGCTGAAGGTGACCGACGACTACCGCACGGTGTACCGCACCACGGGTCGCATGGTGCGCGGCTTCAAGAAGAACCTGGGCGCCAACACGCTGCGACTGCCGATCAACCCGGCGAGCGTGGGCACCACCTGGTGGAAGTCGTACCGGGCGACCATCGACGCGGCCACGGCCGACGGTGACAAGGTCATCGTCAGCTACTGGGAGGCCGACAGCAGCAAGGACGGTCTGGTCGACGACACGGCCGCCTGGAAGACGATGTGGAACACCGTGGTGCGGGAGTACAAGCACAACCCGCGGGTCTACTTCGAGCCCATGAACGAGCCGCACGGCTACACCCTGGACCAGTGGGTGTCCGTCACCAGTGGCTGGCTCGCCCAGCACAAGGACGTCCCGCGCGGCCGTGTCGTGATCAGCGGTACCGGCTACAACGACAACGTCACCGGTGTCGGCGCGGCACCCGAACTGCGGGGAACCCTGCTGTCGCTGCACTTCTACGGCTTCTGGGCCAGCTACACCCAGCAGGCGGACTGGACAGCCGACCTCGAGGCCCGCATCGGCACGTACGCCGGCCGGACCGTCATCGACGAGGCCGGCTCCCCGATGACCATCGGTCTGAACTACGGCGCCTGGAACGGCAACGTCTACACCTCGTATCTCGCGGCTGTGGCCAACACCGCCCGCAGCAAGGGGATGGGACTGGTGTACTGGCCGGGGCTGCGGTTCGGCGACGCCTACTCCATCGAGTCGCTGGACTCCGAGGGCAACATGGTGGACAACAGCGCCACCGGAGTCGCCCTGCTGCGCTGGGGCTACGGCTTCGGCAAGACCCCGCCCGTCAACGACCTGCCGCCCGCGCCTCCCGGAGAGGTCCTGCGCGGAGTGGGCTCGGGCCGCTGCGTCGACGTGCCCGGCTTCAGCACGGCCAACGGCACGCAACTCGACCTCTGGGACTGCAACGCCGGTGGCAACCAGACCTGGAACTGGAACGCGGACAAACAACTCACCGTCTACGGCAACAAGTGCATGACGGTGGGAGGCACCGGAGCCACGGCGGGAGACCCCGTGGTCATCGACGACTGCACCGGCGCAGCGGCACAGCAGTGGAATGTGAACGCGGACCTCTCCGTGACCAGCGTCGCCAACCCGGCGCTCTGCCTGGACGCGGCCGGAGCCGGCACCGGCAACGGCACGGCGGTCGATGTCTGGTACTGCAACGGAAGCAGCAACCAGCAGTGGGCCAGAAGCTGA
- a CDS encoding alpha/beta hydrolase: MPFITTDDGTEIFYKDWGSGQPVVFSHGWPLSADDWDNQMLFFRRNGYRVVAHDRRGHGRSAQVDEGHDLDHYADDLAAVTAHLDLRNAIHVGHSTGGGEVVRYLARHGEERVAKAAIIAAVPPLMVQTEANPNGVPKSVFDDIQAQLAQNRSEFYRALPSGPFYGYNRPGVEPSEAIIQNWWRQGMMGGAKAHYDGVVAFSQTDFTEDLKKISVPVLVMHGDDDQIVPYENSGPLSAKLLRNGELKTYAGFPHGMPTTHADTVNADLLEFFRS, from the coding sequence ATGCCTTTCATCACCACGGACGACGGTACGGAGATTTTCTACAAGGACTGGGGTTCGGGTCAGCCGGTGGTGTTCAGCCACGGTTGGCCGCTGTCGGCGGACGACTGGGACAACCAGATGCTGTTCTTTCGTCGGAACGGCTACCGGGTAGTCGCTCACGACCGGCGAGGGCACGGCCGATCGGCCCAGGTTGACGAGGGGCACGACCTGGACCACTACGCCGACGACCTGGCTGCGGTAACCGCTCACCTCGACCTACGCAACGCCATCCACGTCGGCCACTCGACGGGCGGCGGTGAGGTGGTGCGCTATCTCGCCCGCCACGGCGAGGAGCGCGTGGCCAAAGCGGCGATCATCGCTGCCGTCCCGCCTCTCATGGTGCAGACCGAGGCCAACCCGAACGGCGTGCCCAAGAGCGTATTCGACGACATTCAGGCGCAACTGGCCCAGAACCGCTCAGAGTTCTACAGGGCGCTGCCGTCCGGCCCGTTCTACGGCTACAACCGCCCGGGTGTCGAGCCGTCCGAGGCCATCATCCAGAACTGGTGGCGACAGGGGATGATGGGTGGCGCGAAGGCGCACTACGACGGCGTCGTGGCGTTCTCGCAGACCGACTTCACCGAAGACCTCAAGAAGATCTCGGTCCCGGTTCTGGTCATGCACGGCGACGACGACCAGATCGTGCCCTATGAGAACTCCGGGCCGTTGTCGGCGAAGCTGCTTCGGAACGGCGAGCTCAAGACGTACGCCGGATTCCCTCATGGCATGCCGACCACGCATGCGGACACCGTGAACGCTGACCTGCTGGAGTTCTTCCGGTCTTGA